One window of Chryseobacterium indologenes genomic DNA carries:
- a CDS encoding DUF3078 domain-containing protein, whose translation MKKFLLILSFFMGIYASAQEELKKDSVVVDTVKYWSVIGKNTLMINQAAFSNWVGGGANNVGWLAGINYNLTYEKDNDLWENIIILGYGQNDTKGLGIRKTQDVINVSTNYGRKFSKSWYFSMGAGLQSQFAAGYEDGNNPEAKKISNFMAPGYLNVGMGITYRPNEDLTVTLRPTNARWTFVLDKDLQTAGSYGLKSDGDSSLLQFGFLGTAIYKLKIMEDIYLTNTASVFSNYLDRPDRLVLAYGALLNLKVNKYISSNVTVDLLYDHNQIEKTQLKQTLGIGFAYTIDNGVKRSDRKDSQWWIKK comes from the coding sequence ATGAAGAAGTTTTTATTGATTCTTTCCTTTTTTATGGGGATTTATGCAAGTGCACAAGAAGAATTGAAGAAAGATTCTGTTGTGGTAGACACAGTAAAATACTGGTCAGTGATAGGAAAAAACACATTAATGATCAATCAGGCTGCCTTTTCAAACTGGGTAGGAGGTGGAGCCAACAACGTAGGATGGCTTGCAGGGATCAATTACAATCTCACGTATGAAAAAGACAATGACCTATGGGAGAATATCATTATCCTAGGGTATGGACAAAATGATACTAAAGGATTAGGAATAAGAAAAACGCAGGACGTTATCAATGTTTCTACCAATTATGGGCGAAAATTCTCAAAAAGCTGGTATTTTTCTATGGGTGCGGGATTACAATCACAGTTTGCGGCAGGATATGAAGACGGGAATAATCCTGAAGCCAAAAAGATCTCAAATTTTATGGCCCCAGGTTACCTGAACGTCGGGATGGGTATCACCTATAGACCGAATGAAGATCTGACGGTAACTTTGCGTCCTACCAACGCCAGGTGGACCTTTGTATTGGATAAAGACCTTCAGACAGCAGGAAGTTATGGTTTGAAAAGTGATGGTGATTCTTCTTTATTGCAGTTCGGTTTCCTGGGAACGGCAATTTATAAATTGAAAATAATGGAAGATATCTATCTGACGAATACGGCTTCGGTTTTCTCGAATTACCTTGACCGTCCGGACAGATTGGTTCTTGCTTACGGAGCTTTATTAAATCTTAAAGTCAACAAATATATTTCATCCAATGTGACCGTTGATTTGCTGTATGATCACAACCAGATCGAAAAAACACAGCTGAAACAAACCCTTGGAATCGGATTCGCTTATACCATTGATAATGGCGTGAAACGCTCTGACCGTAAGGACAGCCAATGGTGGATTAAAAAGTAA
- the gdhA gene encoding NADP-specific glutamate dehydrogenase, which translates to MEQYNIDQKIQEFIAKIEAKNPNEPEFLQAVKEVAVTVIPFIATKKEYTGMKLLERMAEAERIIIFRVPWVDDKGEIQVNRGFRIQMNSAIGPYKGGIRFHPTVNLSVLKFLAFEQVFKNSLTTLPMGGGKGGSDFDPQGKSDMEVMRFCQAFMTELCKHIGPETDVPAGDIGVGAREIGYLFGQYKKIRNEFTGVLTGKGLAYGGSLIRPEATGYGVVYFAEQMLKTIGQNFEGKTVTVSGFGNVAWGVIKKATELGAKVVTISGPDGYIYDKDGISGEKIDYLLELRSSGNNRAEDYAKKYPSAEFHAGKRPWDVKCDVAFPSATQNELDLDDARKLVENGCVCVTEAANMPSTLDAINYFLDNKVLFSPGKASNAGGVATSGLEMTQNSIRLNWTSEEVDARLKEIMIGIHKACRDYGKDEDGYVNYVKGANIAGFVKVAEAMLAQGVV; encoded by the coding sequence ATGGAACAATATAATATTGACCAGAAAATCCAAGAGTTTATTGCAAAAATTGAAGCAAAAAATCCTAACGAACCGGAGTTCTTACAGGCTGTAAAAGAAGTTGCCGTAACTGTAATTCCATTCATTGCTACTAAAAAAGAATACACCGGAATGAAGCTGCTTGAAAGAATGGCTGAAGCTGAAAGAATTATTATTTTCAGAGTTCCATGGGTTGATGACAAAGGAGAAATTCAGGTTAACAGAGGTTTCAGAATTCAAATGAACTCTGCAATTGGGCCATACAAAGGAGGAATCCGTTTCCACCCTACTGTAAACTTATCAGTTCTTAAGTTCTTAGCTTTTGAACAAGTATTCAAAAACTCTTTGACAACTCTTCCAATGGGAGGTGGTAAAGGAGGTTCAGATTTCGACCCACAAGGTAAATCTGACATGGAAGTAATGCGTTTCTGCCAGGCTTTCATGACAGAATTATGCAAGCACATCGGTCCTGAAACAGACGTACCTGCAGGAGATATCGGTGTTGGAGCAAGAGAAATCGGGTATTTATTCGGACAGTACAAGAAAATCAGAAACGAGTTTACCGGAGTTCTTACTGGAAAAGGTCTTGCTTACGGAGGTTCATTAATCCGTCCTGAAGCTACAGGATACGGTGTAGTATATTTTGCTGAGCAGATGCTTAAGACTATCGGACAAAACTTCGAAGGTAAAACAGTAACTGTATCAGGTTTCGGAAACGTAGCATGGGGAGTTATCAAAAAAGCAACTGAACTAGGTGCTAAAGTAGTAACAATCTCTGGACCAGATGGATACATCTATGATAAAGATGGTATCAGCGGAGAAAAGATCGATTATTTATTAGAGCTTAGATCTTCAGGAAATAACAGAGCTGAAGATTATGCTAAAAAATATCCTTCTGCTGAATTCCACGCTGGAAAACGTCCTTGGGATGTGAAGTGTGACGTTGCGTTCCCTTCTGCAACTCAAAATGAATTAGATTTAGATGATGCAAGAAAATTAGTTGAAAACGGATGTGTTTGTGTAACTGAAGCGGCTAACATGCCTTCTACACTAGATGCAATCAACTATTTCTTAGATAATAAAGTATTATTCTCTCCTGGTAAAGCTTCCAACGCTGGAGGTGTTGCTACATCAGGATTAGAGATGACTCAGAACTCTATCCGTCTTAACTGGACTTCTGAAGAAGTTGATGCAAGATTAAAGGAAATCATGATTGGTATTCACAAAGCTTGTAGAGACTACGGAAAAGACGAAGACGGTTATGTAAACTACGTAAAAGGTGCAAATATTGCCGGCTTCGTAAAAGTAGCAGAAGCAATGCTAGCTCAAGGAGTTGTGTAA
- a CDS encoding YkgJ family cysteine cluster protein, protein MDLDFYKKQAIQKQKEHKKFLDGLKKKPPKNLDYIVQETHDEVFDEIDCLQCANCCKTTGPLYTEKDIERIAKHLRMKSADFEAKFLRVDEDNDKVLQNLPCYFLNSDNTCSIYEVRPKACREYPHTDRKKIYQINNLMLKNTVICPAAFEFVEKMMKNIAK, encoded by the coding sequence ATGGATTTAGATTTTTATAAAAAACAAGCAATACAGAAGCAGAAGGAGCATAAGAAATTTCTGGACGGATTGAAGAAAAAACCGCCCAAAAACCTCGATTATATTGTGCAGGAAACCCATGATGAAGTTTTTGATGAAATAGACTGTTTACAATGTGCCAATTGCTGCAAAACAACCGGTCCTTTGTATACCGAAAAGGATATTGAGCGTATTGCCAAACATCTACGGATGAAATCTGCAGATTTTGAAGCAAAGTTTTTAAGAGTAGACGAAGACAATGATAAAGTACTGCAAAATCTTCCCTGCTATTTCCTGAACAGTGACAATACCTGTTCTATCTATGAAGTAAGGCCAAAAGCCTGCCGGGAATATCCTCATACAGACCGTAAAAAGATCTACCAGATTAATAATTTGATGCTGAAAAATACAGTGATCTGCCCGGCCGCCTTTGAATTCGTAGAAAAAATGATGAAGAATATAGCGAAGTAG
- a CDS encoding calcium:proton antiporter, translating into MRLKEFLHYTYIFPLLAVGYYFSGLMGTGVLYDILAGILLIGSVLSAVHHAEVVAHKVGEPFGTIILALCITIIEVALIISLMVAGGDQAITLARDTVFAAVMLILNGILGICILVGGVKYHEQFFARTSATTYLVSIVSILVLTLVLPNFTSSVNGPFYNEAQLIFISIACLVIYGIFLMVQTVRHRSYFIVPDEHPDEHYIPSLTKTLISFGFLVVCLVIVVLMAKGLSDTIEGMVRSLGAPKSLVGVIIAAVVLLPEGVAAIRAARANQIQSSLNLALGSALASIGLTIPAVSVVCIMYDIPLVLGLDKKDIILLSLSVFIVMLSLSRGKTNVLYGTVLLVNLAAYIFTVIVP; encoded by the coding sequence ATGAGACTTAAAGAATTTTTACATTACACCTATATTTTTCCTCTCCTTGCGGTAGGGTACTACTTTTCCGGACTAATGGGAACTGGAGTGCTTTATGACATTCTTGCGGGAATTTTATTGATTGGGAGTGTTTTATCGGCGGTACATCATGCAGAAGTGGTGGCTCATAAAGTAGGAGAACCTTTCGGAACCATTATTCTGGCTCTTTGTATCACCATTATTGAAGTTGCGCTTATCATCTCGCTGATGGTGGCCGGCGGAGATCAGGCGATCACGCTGGCCAGAGATACGGTTTTTGCCGCTGTAATGCTTATTCTTAACGGAATTCTGGGAATATGTATTCTTGTAGGCGGTGTCAAATATCATGAGCAGTTTTTTGCAAGAACTTCAGCAACTACTTATCTGGTAAGTATTGTTTCAATCCTGGTACTTACTCTTGTTCTTCCTAATTTTACATCAAGTGTCAACGGACCTTTCTATAACGAAGCTCAGCTTATCTTCATATCCATTGCCTGTCTTGTCATTTACGGTATTTTCCTGATGGTACAGACCGTTCGTCACAGAAGCTATTTTATTGTTCCTGACGAGCATCCTGACGAGCATTATATTCCGTCACTGACAAAAACGCTTATTAGTTTTGGTTTTCTCGTGGTTTGCCTTGTTATTGTAGTGCTTATGGCAAAAGGATTATCGGATACAATAGAAGGAATGGTACGAAGCCTTGGCGCTCCAAAATCTTTGGTAGGGGTCATTATTGCGGCCGTTGTTCTTCTTCCCGAAGGAGTAGCGGCAATCCGTGCAGCCAGGGCTAATCAGATTCAGTCAAGCTTAAATCTGGCATTAGGTTCTGCATTGGCAAGTATCGGATTAACGATTCCTGCGGTGTCAGTTGTCTGTATTATGTATGATATTCCTTTGGTACTTGGTTTGGACAAAAAAGATATTATTCTGCTTTCCTTATCCGTATTTATAGTTATGCTTTCATTAAGTCGCGGTAAGACCAATGTTCTGTACGGAACCGTTTTACTGGTAAACCTGGCCGCATATATCTTTACGGTAATCGTTCCTTAG
- a CDS encoding iron chaperone: protein MKNTFKNIDEYILLFPIEVQEKLLELRQAIHSQVPDLEEYIGYQMPAFRYKGKPLVYFAAYKKHIGFYPGAEGIRNFETDFKERKYTFSKGAVQFPISGDLPLDLVNKIVRFKVEEIEQKKS from the coding sequence ATGAAAAACACTTTTAAAAATATTGATGAATATATTCTTCTGTTCCCGATAGAAGTACAGGAAAAGCTGCTTGAACTGAGACAAGCCATCCATTCACAGGTTCCTGATCTGGAAGAATATATTGGATATCAGATGCCGGCTTTCAGGTACAAAGGAAAACCTTTGGTTTATTTTGCCGCGTATAAAAAACACATTGGCTTTTATCCCGGAGCTGAAGGAATCCGTAATTTTGAAACAGATTTTAAGGAAAGAAAATATACGTTTTCCAAAGGAGCTGTGCAGTTTCCGATTTCTGGTGATCTCCCGCTGGACTTAGTCAATAAGATTGTCCGGTTCAAAGTAGAGGAAATTGAACAAAAAAAATCCTGA
- the dprA gene encoding DNA-processing protein DprA has protein sequence MISEEYLYAIALRECSQIGDIHFHKLVRTFGSAQEAWKRAKKEYKKLEGIGQKTVSDIGNDNHLEFAEEELNFCEKNNIQIRLKHLGETPFLLNECNDAPAILYQKGNIDDSVSKVSIVGTRNMTSYGRQFIEDFFEASQSSTYLSVSGLALGVDKEVHEQSISHQKPTIGVLAHGFQYLYPAKNRKLSEKILQEGGALITEFSSSKKPDRENFIQRNRIVAGISPATIVVETGFGGGSVSTAAFANDYNRDVFALPGKITDLCSQGCNQLIFHNKATAISTIKDLIGMLGFNAPKEKIEELFPYSETTIQLSDNQYLIYKSIKDQPQISLDDLSQKIELPTHKILPIILELELLGKVKSFSGRQFIAI, from the coding sequence ATGATTTCCGAAGAATACTTATATGCAATCGCCCTCCGCGAGTGCAGCCAGATAGGCGACATTCATTTTCATAAACTTGTCCGTACTTTTGGAAGTGCCCAGGAAGCATGGAAAAGGGCAAAGAAAGAATATAAAAAGCTGGAAGGCATAGGACAAAAAACAGTTTCAGACATTGGGAATGACAATCATTTGGAATTCGCAGAAGAAGAATTAAATTTTTGCGAAAAGAATAATATTCAGATCAGGCTGAAACATCTTGGTGAGACACCTTTTCTCCTCAATGAATGTAATGATGCTCCTGCTATTCTTTATCAAAAAGGAAACATTGATGATTCAGTTTCCAAAGTAAGCATTGTCGGAACCAGAAATATGACATCGTATGGCCGACAGTTTATTGAAGACTTCTTTGAAGCCTCTCAGTCTTCTACTTATTTATCAGTAAGCGGACTTGCTCTGGGAGTTGACAAAGAGGTTCATGAGCAGTCTATCTCTCATCAGAAACCTACAATAGGAGTTCTTGCACATGGCTTTCAATATTTATATCCGGCAAAAAACAGGAAACTTTCCGAGAAAATTCTTCAGGAAGGAGGAGCATTAATCACGGAGTTCAGTTCTTCTAAAAAACCAGACCGTGAAAACTTCATCCAGAGAAATAGAATTGTAGCAGGGATATCTCCGGCAACCATTGTGGTGGAAACCGGTTTTGGAGGAGGATCTGTAAGCACGGCCGCTTTTGCCAATGATTATAACCGGGATGTTTTCGCTCTTCCCGGAAAAATTACAGATCTCTGCAGCCAGGGATGTAATCAACTGATTTTCCATAATAAAGCAACAGCTATTTCTACCATAAAAGATCTTATCGGTATGCTGGGATTTAATGCTCCTAAAGAAAAAATTGAAGAGTTATTTCCTTATAGTGAGACCACAATACAACTTTCTGATAATCAATATTTAATATATAAATCCATTAAAGACCAGCCTCAGATTTCTTTGGATGATCTGTCCCAGAAAATTGAGCTTCCTACTCACAAAATCTTACCAATAATTTTGGAATTGGAACTTTTAGGGAAAGTAAAATCATTTTCCGGGAGGCAATTCATCGCAATTTAA
- a CDS encoding rhomboid family intramembrane serine protease, whose product MFKNAISKRAIIYPLLMLSAMWFGYFLQMQGFFQSCFGAIIPLLPEGLLGIVTSPLLHGNIDHIIGNSIPIAALMFLLYQFYPVVANKVFIIGWLATGLLVWLLPPIDILSGEYMYTCTIGASGVVYVLAFFLFFSGVFKWNTKLLTISMLVVLYYGSLVWGMLPEELFYNMQEPSKISWQAHLSGAVVGSIIAFAFKNVGEKKKKFIWEFPNYYSEKDDKLWQEYKENHPEDFMELPYKKRDDIWDHLDELRKR is encoded by the coding sequence ATGTTTAAAAATGCAATTTCCAAAAGAGCGATTATATACCCTTTGCTGATGCTTTCTGCGATGTGGTTCGGGTATTTCTTACAAATGCAGGGCTTTTTTCAAAGCTGCTTTGGAGCGATCATTCCACTTTTGCCTGAAGGGCTGCTCGGCATAGTCACATCTCCTCTTTTGCATGGAAATATTGATCATATTATAGGAAACTCTATTCCAATAGCTGCACTTATGTTTTTGCTTTATCAGTTTTATCCTGTGGTTGCGAACAAAGTTTTTATTATTGGCTGGCTGGCAACAGGGCTTTTAGTGTGGCTTCTCCCTCCTATTGACATTCTCTCCGGCGAATATATGTACACATGTACAATCGGAGCCAGTGGTGTGGTGTATGTCCTGGCCTTCTTCCTTTTCTTCAGCGGTGTATTTAAATGGAATACAAAGCTCCTGACCATTTCAATGCTTGTTGTCCTGTATTATGGAAGCTTAGTCTGGGGAATGCTGCCGGAAGAGCTGTTTTATAACATGCAGGAGCCGAGTAAAATTTCATGGCAGGCCCATCTTTCAGGAGCCGTAGTCGGAAGTATAATTGCATTTGCCTTCAAAAATGTTGGAGAAAAGAAGAAAAAGTTCATTTGGGAATTCCCTAATTATTATAGTGAAAAGGATGATAAACTGTGGCAGGAATACAAGGAAAACCATCCTGAAGATTTCATGGAGCTCCCTTATAAAAAAAGAGATGATATCTGGGATCATTTGGATGAATTAAGGAAAAGATAA
- a CDS encoding DUF3078 domain-containing protein — MKKLLLISSISFGAIALAQETKTDAPAADTVKAWSIQGQNTLMLNQAAFSNWVGGGANNVGWLAGVNYNLTYEKGKDLWENIIILGYGQNNTQGTGVRKTQDVINLSTNYGRKFAESWYFSAGAGLQTQFAPGYEDGNNPDAKKISNFMAPGYLNVGAGVTYRPNDNLTVTLRPANARWTFVLDKDLQTAGTYGLKNDGDSSLFQFGFLGTAIYKIKIMENINLTNTASVFSNYLDHPDRLVLAYGAVLNMKINKYISSNITLDLLYDHNQIWKTQLKQTLGVGLAYNFDSGKKRSDNKDNQGWLKK, encoded by the coding sequence ATGAAAAAACTTTTATTGATCAGTTCCATTTCTTTTGGAGCGATAGCTTTGGCGCAGGAAACCAAAACAGATGCTCCGGCAGCAGATACCGTTAAAGCCTGGTCTATTCAGGGACAAAATACATTAATGCTTAATCAGGCTGCCTTTTCAAACTGGGTAGGAGGTGGAGCCAACAACGTAGGATGGCTTGCCGGTGTCAATTATAACTTGACGTATGAGAAAGGGAAAGATCTTTGGGAAAACATCATTATTCTGGGCTATGGGCAGAATAATACCCAGGGAACAGGAGTGAGAAAAACTCAGGATGTTATCAACCTTTCTACAAACTATGGTAGAAAATTTGCCGAAAGCTGGTATTTCTCGGCAGGAGCCGGGCTTCAGACTCAGTTTGCTCCGGGATATGAAGACGGGAACAATCCTGATGCTAAAAAGATCTCCAATTTCATGGCTCCGGGATACCTGAATGTGGGGGCAGGGGTTACCTACCGTCCTAATGATAATCTGACCGTAACATTACGTCCTGCTAACGCGAGATGGACTTTTGTTTTAGATAAGGATCTCCAGACTGCCGGGACGTACGGCCTTAAAAATGATGGTGATTCATCCCTTTTCCAGTTCGGTTTCCTTGGAACAGCCATTTATAAGATCAAAATCATGGAGAATATTAATCTGACGAATACAGCGTCTGTATTTTCAAATTACCTGGATCATCCTGATAGATTGGTATTGGCTTACGGAGCGGTCTTAAATATGAAGATCAATAAATATATTTCGTCCAATATTACCCTAGATCTTTTGTATGACCACAATCAGATCTGGAAAACACAGCTGAAGCAGACGTTGGGTGTAGGACTGGCTTATAATTTTGATAGCGGTAAGAAACGTTCGGATAAT
- a CDS encoding ion channel has translation MTGGFRKKIRQKNAENSGFGTNASGRFINKDGLPNVQRRGVNVFNRLSWYHTMLNLSSFRFISYLVIAYILINLLFAMIYYLIGVEHLTGIDKSDPLNEFIDVFFFSSQTFTTVGYGRIAPVGFLASLVATFEAFLGLLTFAIATGLFYGRFSRPRAYLRFSDIAVIAPFQGSSALMFRLAPYKNNALTDADVIVSVAIEVIENGVAKSNFYRLTTQLSKINTLALNWTVVHKIDENSPFYGFSEEDFKNTDLELIVQVRAFDEVFSNTVVQRSSYTTREIVYGAKFVPMYYPNKENLSTVLDLDKINEYKKEKLPDSAGNNE, from the coding sequence ATGACAGGAGGATTCAGAAAAAAGATCCGTCAGAAAAATGCGGAGAACAGTGGCTTCGGAACTAATGCCTCCGGAAGATTTATCAATAAAGATGGCCTTCCGAATGTTCAGAGAAGAGGAGTGAATGTTTTCAACAGGCTAAGCTGGTATCATACCATGCTGAATCTTTCTTCATTTCGCTTTATCTCTTATCTGGTCATAGCCTACATTCTGATCAATCTTCTTTTTGCAATGATCTATTACCTGATAGGGGTAGAACATCTTACCGGGATAGATAAAAGCGATCCGTTGAATGAATTTATCGACGTTTTTTTCTTCAGTTCCCAGACGTTTACAACAGTTGGATATGGAAGAATAGCTCCGGTGGGATTTTTGGCAAGTCTGGTGGCTACATTTGAGGCTTTTCTGGGATTGCTTACCTTTGCCATTGCAACGGGACTTTTTTACGGAAGATTTTCAAGACCGAGAGCATATCTGAGATTTTCTGATATAGCAGTTATTGCCCCTTTTCAGGGATCTTCAGCGTTAATGTTCAGGCTGGCTCCTTATAAGAATAATGCATTGACGGATGCAGACGTAATTGTATCTGTGGCCATTGAAGTGATAGAAAACGGAGTTGCAAAAAGTAATTTTTACAGGCTTACTACTCAGCTGAGTAAGATTAATACACTGGCTCTTAACTGGACTGTAGTACATAAAATAGATGAAAACTCTCCATTTTATGGTTTTTCTGAAGAAGACTTTAAAAATACCGACCTTGAACTTATTGTGCAGGTACGTGCATTTGATGAAGTATTTTCCAATACAGTAGTCCAGCGGTCGTCTTATACGACCAGAGAAATTGTGTATGGAGCTAAATTTGTCCCTATGTACTATCCTAACAAAGAAAATCTCTCAACGGTTCTGGATCTGGATAAAATAAATGAATATAAGAAAGAAAAACTTCCGGATTCAGCTGGAAATAATGAATAA
- a CDS encoding group III truncated hemoglobin — MKKLESREDIEHLVNSFYTKVTKDETIGFFFNDVAKVDWDKHLPKMYSFWESILFGQMSYKGNPMGVHFPINEIQAMEQKHFDRWLELWRTTIEENFAGENADMAIYKSENIAKLMAFKMELARRL; from the coding sequence ATGAAAAAGCTTGAATCAAGAGAGGATATTGAACACCTTGTCAATTCATTTTATACAAAGGTCACTAAGGATGAAACCATAGGATTCTTCTTTAATGATGTCGCTAAGGTAGACTGGGATAAACATCTTCCTAAAATGTATTCTTTCTGGGAATCTATTCTTTTCGGGCAGATGTCTTATAAAGGAAATCCAATGGGCGTTCATTTCCCGATTAATGAAATACAGGCTATGGAGCAGAAACATTTTGACCGATGGCTAGAGCTTTGGCGTACTACTATTGAGGAGAACTTCGCAGGGGAAAACGCAGATATGGCCATTTACAAATCTGAAAACATAGCAAAACTAATGGCTTTCAAGATGGAATTGGCGAGAAGGCTGTAG